Below is a genomic region from Echinicola rosea.
CCGGCTTTAGTATTTGGAATCGCAATATTTGTTGAGCAGGGCATAGATAAGCGAAAACATTAGCGGGTTTAATTCATTCCTAGTGTTTTGGCAGGAGCATCTTTTACGCATCTGAAGCCTACATTGGAGGAGCCGCTGTCATAAGCATGACCTTGACGGGCACTGGGCCTGTAGTTGATGCAGTAGTTGTCAGAGCATAAGTATGAGCCACCTTTTATGACCCTTTCTTTTGCGTAAGGATTGGTAGGATTGTAGCATTGGTTCATATTGGCATCCAGTTTAGGGGCATTTCCAGTAAGCCGCTGGAATTTGATCGCGTCAAACCAGTCATCGGTCAGTTCCCATACATTACCGATGATGTCATAAAGTCCATAGTCGTTTGCAGGAAAATTCTTTACCGGTGCGGTGCCCATAAAGCCATCCTTTCCTTGATTTCCATTTGGGAATCGACCTTGAAAAGTATTGGCCATAAACTTGCCCTGTGGTCTTAGCTCATCACCCCAGGAATACCTTTTTTCAGTCAAGCCTCCTCTGGCAGCAAATTCCCATTCTGCTTCAGTCGGCAACCTCTTACCAGCCCACTCTGCATAAGCCAAGGCGTCGTCGTAGGCGATATGAACTACGGGGTGATCCATTCTGCCTTGAAGGTCTGATCCTGGACCCTCTGGATGTTTCCAGCTGGCGCCAGGTGTCCATTTCCACCAATTGGAGATATCCCTCGTATCCACGGGTTGGGAAGGAGCCACGAAGACCAATGACCCTGCTTGGAGCAGGGATTCATCTGGCTTGGGAGTGTTGGGTGGTAGTTGTTTTTTCATTTCCTCCCAATCAGGCTTCTTCTCAGCGATGGTCACATAACCTGTTTCGTCGACAAACTGTTTAAATTCAGCATTGGTCACTTCTGTTTCATCCATATAGAATCCATTTACATGGCGCTTGACAGCCGGCCTTTCCACGGGATAGGCTTCTTTTTCATCGGTTCCCATCATGAAGTCTCCTCCAGGGATCCACACCATACCTTCTTGCTCGGATTTACCTTGATGAGTAGCTTGTTCTACTGGCTTGGAATTATTTTCAGAAGTGGCCTCTGCTGTACTTTTTCCTTCACTACAGGCCCAAAGCAATCCGGCTGTTACAGCTAGGAGCAAAGTGCCGCTAAAGGATTTTCTATAGATAGGTATATTCATAATGGTTAGTTTTATCGCTAAGTAACTAGTTTAGGTTTAGTGGACAAGTTATGTGCTTGATTTTTAAATGAAAAGTAGATCGTGTAAAGATTG
It encodes:
- a CDS encoding formylglycine-generating enzyme family protein produces the protein MNIPIYRKSFSGTLLLAVTAGLLWACSEGKSTAEATSENNSKPVEQATHQGKSEQEGMVWIPGGDFMMGTDEKEAYPVERPAVKRHVNGFYMDETEVTNAEFKQFVDETGYVTIAEKKPDWEEMKKQLPPNTPKPDESLLQAGSLVFVAPSQPVDTRDISNWWKWTPGASWKHPEGPGSDLQGRMDHPVVHIAYDDALAYAEWAGKRLPTEAEWEFAARGGLTEKRYSWGDELRPQGKFMANTFQGRFPNGNQGKDGFMGTAPVKNFPANDYGLYDIIGNVWELTDDWFDAIKFQRLTGNAPKLDANMNQCYNPTNPYAKERVIKGGSYLCSDNYCINYRPSARQGHAYDSGSSNVGFRCVKDAPAKTLGMN